The window CAGCTAGTCTCTGCCTAGTAGTCTTAGGTTCGATTACGTCATCGACCATACCTCTTTTTGCTGCTTGATATGGACTGGCAAATTCTTCAGTATACTCGTCAAATCTTTTCTTAGCCATAGCATCCTTGTCTGCGGCTGCTTTGATGTCATTTCTGAAGATTATGTTAACAGCTCCAGCTGCTCCCATTACTGCGATTTCAGCTGTAGGCCAAGCTAACACTACATCTGCTCCCATAGCCTTAGAACTCATAGCAAGGTATGCTCCACCGTAAGCTTTACGAGTAATTAATGTGATTTTTGGTACAGTTGCTTCACTGTAAGCATAAAGCATTTTTGCTCCATGTCTGATGATTCCCCCGTATTCCTGAGTAGTTCCAGGAAGGAATCCAGGTACGTCAACTATTGTTAATAGAGGAATGTTGAATGCGTCACAAGTTCTTACAAACTTAGCACATTTATCCCCTGCGTTCATATCCAAGCATCCAGCCATTACTTTAGGTTGGTTTGCTACGATACCTACAGATTTACCGTTGATTCTAGCAAAACAAGTTATTAGGTTTTTAGAGTAGTGTGGCTGATATTCCATGTAGTCTCCGTCATCAACTAACTGAGATATTACATCAAACATCTCATAAGCTCTGTTCGGGCTGTCTGGAATAATTGTATTTAGATCATCTAACATAACATTTAAATCACCATCGAAAGCAAATTCAGGTGCTTTTTCCATGTTATTTGATGGTAAGAATCCGATTAGTCTTCTGATATCGTCAAGACAAGCTTTGTCGTCTTGTGATACAAATTGAGCACATCCACTTACAGAGTTGTGAGTCATAGCTCCACCAAGCTCTTCAGCCGTAACTATTTCTCCAGTTACAGTTTTGATAACTTGAGGTCCTGTGATGAACATCTGAGAAGTTTGATCTACCATGAATATAAAGTCAGTAAGAGCTGGTGAATAAACTGCTCCTCCTGCACAAGGTCCCATTATTGCAGAGATTTGAGGTATAACACCAGAGTATATAGAGTTTCTGTAGAAGATATCTCCGTATCCAGAAAGTGCATCTACAGCCTCTTGTATTCTAGCTCCACCTGAATCGTTTAACCCTACGAAAGGGGCTCCTACTTTAGCAGACATCTCCATTGCTTTACATATTTTTTTTGC is drawn from Ilyobacter polytropus DSM 2926 and contains these coding sequences:
- a CDS encoding acyl-CoA carboxylase subunit beta is translated as MSVAASKLEKMLKMKEKISLGGGAKRIEKQHEKGKMTARERLEYFFDAGSFVEIDAFVQHRCTNFGMDKQDLPSESVVTGYGMIDGRLVYAFSQDFTVTGGSLGEMHAKKICKAMEMSAKVGAPFVGLNDSGGARIQEAVDALSGYGDIFYRNSIYSGVIPQISAIMGPCAGGAVYSPALTDFIFMVDQTSQMFITGPQVIKTVTGEIVTAEELGGAMTHNSVSGCAQFVSQDDKACLDDIRRLIGFLPSNNMEKAPEFAFDGDLNVMLDDLNTIIPDSPNRAYEMFDVISQLVDDGDYMEYQPHYSKNLITCFARINGKSVGIVANQPKVMAGCLDMNAGDKCAKFVRTCDAFNIPLLTIVDVPGFLPGTTQEYGGIIRHGAKMLYAYSEATVPKITLITRKAYGGAYLAMSSKAMGADVVLAWPTAEIAVMGAAGAVNIIFRNDIKAAADKDAMAKKRFDEYTEEFASPYQAAKRGMVDDVIEPKTTRQRLADAFNMLEGKREKLPAKKHGNIPL